Proteins encoded together in one Marinobacter salsuginis window:
- a CDS encoding arginine N-succinyltransferase gives MNETTEDKTASAPPPQKEGFSGMHVFGIVLVTIVATVGVGYWWLSHYVFPDNFEPVTLNASEQNSLNSKLNTLGIDTQGGGSGGRLKPEPYSEEGASREVRFSERELNGMLANNTDLAQRLAVDLSDNLLSALLLVPLEEDFPVLGGRTLRVNAGVELSFANGRPLVKLKGVSLMGVPIPNAWLGNLKNVDLVNEFGANPGFWQSFAAGVDYIQVEDGQLLVRLKE, from the coding sequence ATGAATGAGACTACCGAAGATAAAACAGCGTCAGCGCCGCCACCTCAAAAGGAAGGCTTCAGTGGCATGCACGTCTTTGGCATTGTGCTGGTCACCATCGTTGCCACCGTCGGCGTGGGTTACTGGTGGCTCAGCCACTATGTCTTTCCTGACAACTTCGAGCCGGTAACCCTGAATGCCAGTGAACAGAATTCACTCAACAGCAAGCTGAATACCCTGGGCATTGATACCCAAGGCGGTGGATCTGGAGGCCGGTTAAAGCCGGAGCCCTACAGTGAGGAAGGCGCTAGCCGTGAAGTTCGCTTCAGCGAGCGGGAACTCAACGGTATGCTGGCCAATAACACCGATCTGGCGCAAAGACTGGCCGTGGATCTTTCAGACAATCTCCTGAGCGCCCTGCTTCTCGTACCTCTTGAGGAGGACTTCCCTGTACTCGGTGGCCGAACCCTGCGAGTGAATGCCGGCGTAGAGCTCTCCTTTGCCAACGGTCGCCCCCTCGTGAAGTTAAAGGGTGTCAGCCTGATGGGCGTCCCCATCCCGAATGCCTGGCTGGGCAACCTCAAGAATGTGGACCTGGTTAACGAGTTTGGCGCTAATCCGGGGTTCTGGCAGTCCTTTGCGGCAGGGGTGGACTATATCCAGGTCGAAGATGGGCAGTTGCTTGTTCGGCTCAAGGAATAG
- a CDS encoding SDR family NAD(P)-dependent oxidoreductase, whose amino-acid sequence MTFDFHDRRVIVAGGSKGIGRAIALGFARAGASVSVCSRGQASLDALAVEVADEGLSALHVAPCDIGDKAALETYLQTAIGELGGLDVLVNCASAFGREDNEEGWLSSVEVDLMGTVRASHICLPALKQTRGTIINIASIAALHASTRTAPYAAIKAAVAHYTGSLAATMAPYKVRVNGIAPGSIEFPGGVWDEARQNNPELYQRIRGGIPFGRLGTPEEVADVALFLASDLARWITGQTLVVDGGQVLS is encoded by the coding sequence ATGACGTTTGATTTCCACGACCGGCGCGTCATCGTCGCTGGCGGCAGCAAGGGAATTGGTCGGGCAATCGCGTTGGGGTTTGCCCGAGCCGGGGCCAGCGTGTCTGTGTGCTCCCGCGGGCAGGCGTCCCTGGACGCACTGGCAGTAGAAGTGGCAGACGAGGGGCTCTCGGCTCTGCATGTGGCACCCTGCGACATCGGCGACAAGGCCGCGCTGGAAACCTACCTGCAGACAGCCATAGGCGAATTGGGCGGCCTGGACGTGCTGGTCAATTGCGCCTCGGCGTTCGGGCGGGAGGACAACGAAGAAGGCTGGCTGAGCAGTGTTGAAGTGGATCTGATGGGCACGGTTCGCGCCAGCCATATCTGCCTGCCAGCGCTTAAGCAAACCAGGGGCACGATCATCAATATTGCCTCCATCGCCGCCCTGCACGCCTCGACACGCACCGCCCCCTACGCCGCCATCAAGGCCGCGGTCGCCCACTACACCGGCAGCCTTGCTGCGACCATGGCGCCGTATAAAGTGCGCGTTAATGGCATTGCCCCTGGCTCGATCGAATTTCCGGGCGGCGTGTGGGATGAGGCCCGGCAGAACAATCCAGAGCTCTACCAGCGTATTCGCGGAGGGATTCCCTTCGGGCGCCTGGGCACGCCAGAGGAAGTCGCCGACGTGGCGTTATTCCTGGCCTCCGATCTGGCCCGGTGGATAACAGGCCAGACGTTGGTGGTGGACGGCGGCCAGGTTCTGTCCTGA
- a CDS encoding helix-turn-helix domain-containing protein — protein MAILERYGHVKRELSSMGHCYDQQKQAALGILREKVKVPDQKKAQKCKGERSKEKSCLNGSKKMTQHKHVGSALDDLLEADGSLEQVEAEALKRVIVWQIKQAMGHTGVNKSQLAQKMHTSRTVVNRLLDEKDTGVTITTLVKAGRALGMTWTLQAGEDNGSGRAA, from the coding sequence GTGGCGATTCTGGAGCGCTATGGGCACGTTAAACGCGAATTGAGTTCCATGGGCCACTGCTATGACCAACAAAAGCAGGCCGCGCTGGGCATCCTCCGGGAAAAGGTTAAGGTTCCAGACCAGAAGAAAGCACAGAAGTGCAAAGGCGAGAGATCGAAAGAAAAATCTTGTCTGAATGGGAGCAAGAAAATGACACAGCACAAACACGTTGGCAGCGCTCTCGATGATCTGCTTGAAGCTGACGGTTCACTTGAGCAAGTAGAGGCTGAGGCGCTCAAGCGGGTAATTGTCTGGCAGATCAAACAGGCTATGGGGCACACCGGTGTGAACAAGTCTCAGCTTGCCCAGAAAATGCATACCAGCCGAACAGTGGTTAACCGCCTTCTTGATGAGAAGGACACTGGTGTAACCATCACAACGCTTGTCAAAGCCGGGCGCGCTCTGGGTATGACCTGGACTTTGCAGGCTGGTGAAGATAATGGATCTGGGCGCGCGGCTTGA